One window of the Pseudomonas lurida genome contains the following:
- a CDS encoding SDR family NAD(P)-dependent oxidoreductase has product MLLQGKVAIITGAASARGIGRATATTFAQQGAHVVILDLDESAACDAAASLGEGHLGLAANVADESQVQQAVAKIIEHFGRIDVLVNNAGITQPLKTLDIRPSDYDKVLDVSLRGTLLMSQAVIPLMRQQSSGSIVCMSSVSAQRGGGIFGGPHYSAAKAGVLGLGKAMARELGPDNIRVNSIAPGLIHTDITGGLMEDDRRHAIIDGIPLGRLGAAQDVANAALFLASDLSSYLTGITLDVNGGMLIH; this is encoded by the coding sequence ATGCTTCTCCAAGGCAAAGTCGCAATCATCACTGGTGCTGCATCTGCCCGTGGCATTGGCCGCGCGACAGCGACCACTTTTGCGCAACAAGGGGCTCACGTCGTGATCCTCGACCTGGATGAGTCCGCTGCTTGTGATGCCGCAGCTTCTCTTGGCGAAGGTCATCTCGGTCTTGCCGCCAACGTTGCCGATGAATCGCAGGTTCAACAGGCCGTTGCCAAAATCATAGAGCACTTCGGTCGCATCGACGTACTCGTCAATAACGCTGGCATCACCCAGCCCCTCAAGACTCTGGACATCCGTCCCTCTGATTACGACAAAGTGCTCGACGTCAGCCTGCGCGGCACGCTGCTCATGTCACAGGCGGTGATTCCGCTCATGCGTCAACAGTCTTCCGGCAGCATTGTTTGCATGTCCTCCGTTTCTGCTCAACGCGGCGGCGGCATCTTCGGCGGCCCTCATTACAGCGCCGCCAAGGCAGGCGTTCTTGGATTGGGCAAAGCCATGGCGCGTGAGCTAGGGCCAGACAACATTCGCGTCAACTCCATCGCACCCGGCTTGATTCACACCGACATCACCGGCGGCTTGATGGAGGATGATCGTCGCCACGCGATCATCGACGGTATTCCCTTGGGCCGACTCGGTGCCGCACAGGATGTCGCCAACGCAGCATTGTTCCTGGCCAGCGACCTATCCTCTTACCTCACAGGTATCACGCTGGATGTGAACGGCGGCATGTTGATTCACTGA
- a CDS encoding alpha/beta hydrolase, with translation MNTKVQAAVQTWANSLSDLVPVLKGIDTTTKMSDIRDSYAKMLAQNPAPAGVKFEAVDMGGVPGTLVTPDEIKTDAVVMYIHGGAYIVGRPDGYHGIGGNYAKMLGARVYMPDYRLAPEHKFPASIDDTLRAYEWLLEQKIPANKIAFSGESAGGAMVVSVMVAAKSKGLPLPAVGSSISPWANLEHTGASMSNREGLDPLNSKPVLDILARAFLGDTLANHPLASPVFADVTGLPPILVQIGENELMLSDAMRLANHLADNRVRVNLEVWPAMFHAWHFYATMLPEGQQAMESSVRFIEAGLADANR, from the coding sequence ATGAACACTAAAGTCCAAGCAGCCGTCCAAACCTGGGCCAATAGCCTTAGCGATCTGGTACCCGTTCTTAAGGGAATCGATACCACCACAAAAATGAGCGACATCCGCGACTCTTACGCAAAAATGCTCGCGCAAAATCCAGCGCCAGCTGGCGTTAAATTCGAAGCAGTCGACATGGGTGGCGTACCCGGCACACTGGTTACTCCGGACGAGATCAAAACCGACGCGGTCGTGATGTACATCCACGGCGGCGCCTACATTGTAGGACGTCCAGACGGCTACCATGGTATCGGCGGCAACTACGCAAAAATGCTCGGTGCTCGTGTGTACATGCCGGACTACCGCCTCGCTCCTGAGCACAAGTTCCCAGCCTCTATTGACGACACATTGCGCGCCTACGAGTGGCTGCTTGAGCAGAAAATCCCGGCTAACAAAATTGCGTTCTCTGGCGAGTCGGCTGGCGGCGCGATGGTTGTCAGCGTTATGGTGGCTGCGAAATCCAAAGGGCTTCCACTACCTGCAGTTGGTTCGTCCATCTCGCCATGGGCGAACCTTGAACACACCGGTGCTTCCATGAGCAACCGTGAAGGTCTGGATCCTCTGAACTCCAAGCCTGTCTTGGACATCCTCGCCAGAGCCTTCCTAGGCGACACATTGGCCAATCATCCTCTGGCCTCACCTGTGTTCGCGGACGTCACCGGTCTTCCACCAATCTTGGTGCAGATCGGCGAGAACGAGCTGATGTTGAGTGATGCAATGCGCCTTGCAAATCACCTGGCTGATAACCGAGTTCGCGTGAACCTGGAAGTATGGCCTGCGATGTTCCACGCCTGGCACTTCTACGCCACCATGCTGCCAGAAGGTCAGCAGGCTATGGAGAGTTCCGTTCGCTTCATCGAGGCTGGCTTGGCCGACGCTAACCGCTAA
- a CDS encoding SDR family oxidoreductase, whose protein sequence is MTNFRHSGRTVLITGAGGGIGASIARLYCEEGARVALVDFDEQSVAELSRQLSAAGHLVAWAKADVSDFAQCSRACLKLSEQLGPIDTLINNAGVSPKHQGAPASIWEMDPLEWERVVGINLTGSFNLVRAIAPGMVERGFGRIVNMSSVAGSAYLPIVAAHYSATKAAIIGFTRHLAGELGPYGITANALAPGRIETPLLKTVSAQANQAVVDETPLGRLGTPLEVAKAACFLTSNDSDFITGQVVDVAGGWLMR, encoded by the coding sequence ATGACGAATTTTCGACATTCAGGACGCACAGTTCTCATTACCGGGGCAGGAGGGGGCATCGGTGCCTCAATTGCCCGGCTGTACTGCGAGGAGGGCGCGCGGGTTGCCTTGGTAGATTTCGACGAGCAGTCAGTTGCCGAGCTTTCCCGGCAACTCAGTGCTGCCGGACATTTGGTGGCTTGGGCTAAAGCTGACGTATCAGATTTCGCTCAATGCAGTCGAGCCTGTCTTAAGCTTAGTGAGCAGCTCGGCCCGATCGACACCTTGATCAACAATGCAGGCGTGTCACCCAAACATCAGGGCGCACCCGCATCGATTTGGGAAATGGATCCTCTGGAATGGGAAAGGGTCGTCGGCATCAACCTCACTGGCTCGTTCAACCTGGTTAGGGCAATCGCGCCGGGAATGGTTGAGCGGGGCTTTGGAAGAATCGTGAACATGTCTTCCGTCGCCGGCAGCGCCTATTTGCCTATTGTCGCGGCGCATTACAGCGCTACTAAAGCCGCGATTATCGGTTTTACCCGTCACCTGGCAGGCGAGCTCGGGCCCTATGGCATTACTGCAAACGCACTGGCTCCGGGACGCATCGAAACGCCGCTTCTTAAAACCGTTTCTGCGCAAGCGAACCAGGCAGTCGTTGATGAGACTCCGTTGGGCCGTCTTGGAACGCCACTTGAGGTAGCTAAAGCAGCATGCTTTTTGACTTCAAACGACAGCGACTTCATCACGGGCCAAGTCGTGGATGTGGCAGGTGGCTGGTTGATGCGCTGA
- a CDS encoding transketolase, translating to MTTNPSLASSTTLVERAHNIRRHALRMGQVQGQGYVGQALGAADLLAVSYFHAMNHRPEDPEWEQRDRFYLSIGHYAIALYAALIEAEIIPLDELETYGSDDSRLPMSGMAAYTPGMEITGGSLGQGLGIAVGACLGLKRKGSSSFVYNLLSDGELNEGSTWEAVMSASHWKLDNLIAIVDVNNQQADGYSSEILSFEPIVDRWQAFGWFTQRVDGNDLEALVTAFDAARNHSGTQPRVIICDTKMGKGVPFLETREKTHFIRVEEHEWDLALSNLEEGKDQ from the coding sequence ATGACTACTAATCCTTCACTCGCTTCATCCACGACCCTGGTTGAACGCGCACATAATATCCGCCGCCATGCGCTGCGAATGGGACAAGTACAAGGACAGGGCTATGTTGGCCAGGCCCTCGGTGCTGCCGACCTGCTGGCGGTCTCCTACTTCCATGCCATGAACCATCGGCCAGAAGATCCTGAATGGGAACAGCGAGATCGCTTCTATCTCTCCATCGGTCACTACGCGATTGCGCTGTACGCGGCCTTGATCGAAGCCGAAATCATCCCACTCGATGAGTTGGAAACCTACGGTTCGGATGACAGCCGCCTGCCGATGTCGGGAATGGCCGCCTACACCCCCGGCATGGAAATCACCGGTGGTTCGCTGGGTCAGGGCTTGGGCATCGCAGTGGGTGCCTGTCTCGGCCTCAAACGCAAAGGCTCGTCCTCCTTCGTTTACAACTTGCTGTCGGACGGCGAACTGAATGAAGGCTCGACTTGGGAAGCCGTGATGTCGGCATCGCACTGGAAGCTCGACAACCTAATCGCCATCGTCGACGTCAACAACCAGCAAGCCGATGGTTACTCCAGTGAAATCCTATCCTTCGAGCCCATCGTCGATCGCTGGCAAGCTTTCGGCTGGTTCACCCAGCGAGTCGACGGCAATGACTTGGAGGCACTGGTCACCGCGTTCGATGCCGCACGCAATCATTCTGGCACTCAGCCACGGGTGATCATCTGCGACACAAAAATGGGTAAAGGCGTGCCGTTCCTGGAAACCCGCGAGAAGACCCACTTCATCCGCGTGGAAGAACACGAATGGGATCTGGCACTGAGCAACCTTGAAGAAGGAAAAGACCAATGA
- a CDS encoding MFS transporter — protein MTPDRSTINPRVYALTFTAFVMLSSEFIVAGLLPEIATSLAITIGAASGLVTAFALGMGISAPIIGVLAHRASKRSLLIAACVALVLGNGISAVFSDYYIILIGRVLGGIGVAVFWTNAALAAKSLSQGRNESMAIGRVLVGISIASVVGVPVGKLIADATNWRMAMWMMTALSSVALLTVWIWVRPTEESRQKENLRDTLRVAFKPDVSMTLVSSCLMFAGVASVFNFLATFLEKETGFGEMNVTLILCLYGVADIASNLILSKRVKDDLEPLFRRVLVTMAVGMCALSVFSNLTWTVPLAVIIVASSHAGVSLLIGIDVLKRAGNAGQLINAINVSMINLGIGIGAVITGLLADRVGVSCIGWVGACFIALALCTRWKIERSH, from the coding sequence ATGACACCAGACCGCAGCACGATCAACCCAAGGGTCTATGCGCTGACCTTCACTGCATTTGTAATGCTCTCCTCTGAATTTATCGTAGCAGGTTTACTACCTGAAATTGCAACATCGCTAGCCATCACTATTGGCGCGGCGAGTGGGCTGGTGACAGCTTTTGCTTTAGGCATGGGCATCAGCGCGCCCATCATTGGTGTGCTAGCACACCGAGCCTCGAAACGATCCCTGCTCATCGCCGCGTGCGTGGCACTTGTTCTCGGGAATGGGATTTCCGCAGTCTTTAGCGACTACTACATCATCCTCATTGGTCGCGTACTAGGAGGAATCGGTGTTGCTGTTTTCTGGACAAACGCCGCTTTGGCCGCGAAGTCACTGTCGCAAGGCCGCAATGAAAGCATGGCGATTGGTAGAGTCTTGGTAGGAATCTCGATCGCATCGGTCGTAGGCGTCCCAGTCGGCAAACTCATCGCTGACGCCACCAATTGGCGGATGGCAATGTGGATGATGACAGCGCTGAGCAGTGTGGCTTTGCTAACCGTGTGGATTTGGGTGAGGCCTACAGAAGAATCGCGGCAGAAAGAAAATCTGCGCGACACCCTCCGTGTAGCCTTCAAGCCTGACGTCTCAATGACCTTGGTCAGTTCATGCTTAATGTTTGCTGGCGTTGCTTCGGTATTCAACTTCTTGGCTACCTTCCTGGAAAAGGAGACCGGCTTCGGTGAGATGAACGTCACACTGATCCTATGTCTCTACGGAGTCGCAGACATTGCGAGCAATTTGATCCTATCCAAACGCGTGAAAGATGATCTTGAGCCACTGTTCAGACGGGTCTTGGTGACCATGGCCGTGGGCATGTGCGCCCTGTCAGTGTTTAGCAATCTCACATGGACTGTCCCACTCGCCGTCATCATCGTTGCCAGCAGCCACGCTGGTGTCAGCCTGCTTATCGGAATAGACGTGCTAAAAAGGGCTGGAAACGCTGGTCAGTTGATCAACGCTATAAACGTATCAATGATAAATCTAGGCATCGGCATTGGTGCAGTCATCACTGGGTTGCTGGCAGATCGCGTGGGCGTTAGCTGCATAGGCTGGGTTGGCGCATGCTTCATTGCTCTGGCGCTGTGTACCCGATGGAAAATCGAACGCAGCCACTAA
- a CDS encoding cyclase family protein, protein MTDKTVPHIHDLLKDSPKNWGKWGPDDEVGSLNYLTGIEVLQGVKEVKQGKTFTLQVRMADPAGDPVWPGRSQSKRMNIMDRGHYNCGKGPHFPGSYEFADDVMFFHLQGSTQYDALGHVWYDDQIWNGYSADTTIGSLAKASVAPLGEKGIVGRGILIDIARHRGKDVLDAGETFNHEDLMAAARAQGVSINKRDILIIRTGWIGSFYKRDPEEFYKDFIEPGLTYSPELVKWFQEMEIPNIVTDTIANEVTVDPVSGVALPLHNALMRNLGITLTEIAQLDPLAEDCAEDGQWTFLYTAAPLKVVGGTGAPVNPIVIK, encoded by the coding sequence ATGACAGACAAGACCGTTCCGCATATTCATGACTTGCTCAAAGACTCCCCTAAGAACTGGGGTAAGTGGGGCCCGGATGATGAGGTAGGCTCCCTCAACTACCTTACAGGTATCGAAGTTCTCCAAGGGGTCAAAGAGGTCAAGCAAGGCAAGACATTTACTTTGCAGGTGCGGATGGCAGATCCTGCTGGTGACCCGGTCTGGCCTGGTCGCTCCCAGTCAAAACGCATGAATATCATGGATCGTGGTCACTACAACTGTGGCAAAGGCCCACATTTTCCGGGCTCTTATGAGTTCGCCGACGACGTGATGTTTTTTCATCTTCAAGGGTCAACTCAGTACGACGCCCTTGGGCATGTCTGGTACGACGATCAGATTTGGAATGGCTACAGCGCCGATACCACTATCGGTTCCCTGGCCAAGGCGAGCGTTGCTCCATTGGGTGAAAAAGGCATCGTTGGCCGAGGCATTCTGATCGACATAGCGCGCCACCGTGGTAAAGACGTGCTGGATGCAGGTGAAACGTTCAACCATGAGGATTTAATGGCTGCGGCCCGGGCGCAAGGCGTCTCTATCAACAAGCGCGACATTCTCATCATCCGCACTGGATGGATCGGCTCGTTTTATAAACGCGATCCGGAAGAGTTCTACAAAGACTTTATCGAGCCAGGCCTGACCTACAGCCCTGAGCTGGTGAAGTGGTTTCAGGAGATGGAGATTCCGAACATCGTCACCGACACCATTGCTAACGAAGTCACCGTCGATCCCGTGTCAGGGGTTGCGTTGCCGTTGCACAACGCACTCATGAGGAACTTGGGCATCACTCTCACTGAGATCGCTCAGCTTGATCCTCTCGCTGAGGACTGCGCTGAGGACGGGCAGTGGACGTTCCTCTACACCGCAGCCCCTCTAAAGGTCGTTGGCGGAACTGGAGCTCCTGTGAATCCGATAGTCATTAAATAA
- a CDS encoding glycerol dehydrogenase: MGFPGRYEQGPGALKQLGRILSDMGQSRPLVLCDEFVSRHLWPEVGNALSEHGFEANSIVFPGECTKAAIASLCERSADYRPDTIIALGGGKTIDTAKGMAAQLNVPIVVCPTIASSDAPTSRLIVLYDEAHKVVGVEYLNMNPSAVVVDTEVIVRAPARFFAAGIGDAISKKFEAQQCQSAGGNNSFGTPALNTALLLTEAVFKTLMTYGYSAYQAVGRHEVNDDVERVVEGTVLISGVGFESGGLSLAHALVRGLTSIPAITSMLHGELVAFGTLVQMSVEERPDSEILEVAQLLNDVNLPVTLDGLGQTSAFTSEELDIVVQATLGAVYAKNMAPPLTAERLIRGLARADELGQRFERFN; encoded by the coding sequence ATGGGTTTTCCTGGCCGATACGAGCAAGGGCCAGGCGCGCTAAAGCAGCTTGGCAGAATCCTTTCGGATATGGGGCAATCGCGCCCTTTGGTCTTATGCGACGAGTTCGTCTCGAGGCATCTGTGGCCTGAGGTAGGGAATGCATTGTCAGAGCATGGCTTCGAGGCGAACAGTATCGTTTTTCCTGGTGAATGCACTAAAGCTGCAATTGCGTCTCTCTGTGAGCGATCAGCTGATTACAGGCCAGACACCATCATCGCTTTGGGCGGGGGTAAGACAATTGACACGGCTAAAGGGATGGCTGCTCAGCTTAACGTCCCCATTGTCGTATGCCCGACCATTGCTTCCAGCGACGCCCCAACCAGCCGTTTGATTGTGCTTTACGACGAAGCGCACAAGGTCGTTGGTGTCGAGTACCTGAACATGAACCCCTCTGCAGTAGTCGTGGACACCGAAGTGATTGTCCGTGCGCCTGCAAGGTTTTTCGCCGCAGGCATCGGCGACGCCATCAGTAAAAAGTTTGAGGCGCAACAATGTCAGTCTGCCGGAGGCAATAACTCATTTGGTACTCCAGCGTTGAACACTGCATTGCTGCTAACAGAGGCTGTGTTTAAGACGCTTATGACCTACGGGTACAGCGCTTACCAAGCAGTAGGCCGGCACGAGGTTAATGATGATGTCGAGCGGGTTGTTGAAGGAACCGTCCTTATCAGTGGCGTTGGGTTTGAGAGTGGCGGCTTGTCGTTAGCCCATGCGCTTGTGCGAGGTCTTACGTCAATTCCTGCGATTACTTCCATGCTGCATGGTGAGCTTGTCGCATTCGGGACGCTGGTGCAGATGTCCGTCGAAGAGCGCCCAGACTCAGAGATCCTAGAGGTCGCACAGCTTCTGAATGATGTGAATCTTCCCGTCACCCTCGACGGCCTTGGCCAGACCTCTGCGTTTACCTCTGAGGAATTGGACATTGTCGTCCAGGCAACACTGGGTGCGGTGTACGCGAAAAATATGGCGCCACCCCTTACGGCTGAACGACTCATCCGAGGACTCGCTCGTGCCGACGAGCTGGGACAACGATTTGAACGTTTCAACTAA
- a CDS encoding transketolase family protein, with protein sequence MSNAANIPTSTGEPSKKRLTTSAMIASIASEGQATKSAPFGHALAALADQRSDIVGLSADLSKYTDLHIFAKAHPDRFYQMGMAEQLLMSAAAGMAREGFVPFATTYAVFASRRAYDFICMAISEENLNVKIVCGLPGLTTGYGPSHQATDDLAIFRAMPNLMIVDPCDALEIEQAVPAIAAHQGPVYMRLLRGNVPLVLDEYGYKFEIGKAKTLRTGNDVLIISTGLMTMRSLEAAKQLQADGIEVAVLHVPTIKPLDEQTILAEARKSGRLVVTAENSSIIGGLGEAVAGLLLRNGVTPTFRQIALPDAFLDAGALPTLHDRYGISTAAVCAQIKAWL encoded by the coding sequence ATGAGCAACGCCGCTAACATTCCGACTTCAACTGGCGAGCCAAGCAAAAAACGCCTGACTACCTCGGCGATGATCGCTTCTATTGCCTCTGAAGGCCAAGCGACTAAATCGGCCCCGTTCGGACACGCATTGGCTGCATTGGCTGACCAGCGCTCGGACATCGTCGGTCTCTCCGCTGACCTGTCCAAGTACACCGACCTGCACATCTTCGCCAAGGCACACCCGGATCGCTTTTATCAAATGGGGATGGCCGAACAATTGCTCATGAGCGCTGCGGCAGGCATGGCGCGGGAAGGTTTCGTACCCTTCGCCACTACATATGCCGTGTTCGCATCTCGCCGCGCGTATGACTTCATTTGCATGGCGATATCAGAAGAAAACCTTAACGTCAAAATCGTCTGCGGTTTACCCGGCCTCACCACAGGGTATGGCCCAAGCCACCAGGCCACCGATGACCTAGCGATCTTCCGCGCGATGCCAAACCTGATGATCGTCGATCCCTGCGATGCACTGGAAATCGAGCAGGCCGTGCCTGCAATCGCTGCGCATCAAGGCCCGGTCTACATGCGTTTACTGCGTGGCAATGTCCCGCTGGTGCTGGACGAGTACGGCTACAAATTCGAGATCGGTAAAGCCAAAACTCTGCGCACTGGTAACGATGTTCTGATCATCTCTACGGGTCTGATGACGATGCGTTCATTGGAAGCAGCAAAGCAGCTTCAGGCGGACGGTATCGAAGTCGCAGTGCTACACGTCCCAACCATCAAGCCGCTAGATGAGCAAACCATCTTGGCTGAAGCCCGAAAGTCCGGACGTTTGGTAGTCACAGCCGAAAACAGCTCGATTATCGGTGGACTCGGCGAGGCTGTTGCAGGGTTACTTCTGCGTAACGGCGTAACTCCTACCTTCCGGCAAATCGCTTTACCCGACGCATTCCTGGACGCGGGCGCACTGCCGACGCTACATGATCGGTATGGCATCTCAACAGCAGCTGTATGTGCGCAAATCAAAGCTTGGCTGTAG
- a CDS encoding LysR family transcriptional regulator, with protein sequence MELHNLNDIAAFVSSVNAGSFTAAAKQLGLTRSAVGKSIVRLEARLQVRLLNRTTRSLSMTDDGQVLYERCVGVLQDLDDVEDALAFRRSTPSGRLRMSLPVALGRLHVLQHIECCLKDWPSLSVDITFSDRLVDLIDEGFDLAMRIGPPKEDSRLLTRTVAYQQMITCASPKYLDQHAEPKTPEDLSEHQCLHFVSGGRLLPWNFRVNGSSVSVTHGGRLQMDSAESLHQSAVAGLGIATLPSYVVNDDLRSGKLVQLLAGYAEAAEPIRVIYPSKRHLSPKIRLFIDKLVEAWSPCPPWEQHSAEGIHSA encoded by the coding sequence ATGGAACTCCATAACCTGAATGATATTGCCGCGTTTGTGAGCTCGGTAAACGCTGGAAGCTTCACTGCGGCGGCAAAACAGCTTGGCCTTACGCGCTCTGCAGTAGGGAAGTCGATAGTCAGGCTCGAGGCTCGTTTACAGGTGCGTTTACTGAATCGCACTACGCGCAGTTTAAGCATGACGGATGACGGCCAGGTTCTGTATGAGCGCTGCGTGGGCGTTCTTCAGGATCTGGACGACGTGGAGGATGCCCTTGCGTTTCGTCGTTCGACACCCAGTGGGCGACTGCGGATGAGTCTGCCGGTTGCGCTGGGCAGACTTCATGTCCTTCAGCACATTGAGTGCTGCCTTAAGGATTGGCCCTCGCTGAGCGTGGATATCACCTTTTCTGACAGGCTGGTCGATCTGATCGATGAGGGATTTGATTTGGCCATGCGCATCGGGCCACCGAAGGAAGATTCTCGGTTGTTAACGCGCACTGTGGCCTACCAACAAATGATTACCTGCGCTTCCCCCAAATATTTGGATCAGCATGCCGAGCCTAAAACGCCGGAGGACTTATCCGAGCACCAGTGCCTGCATTTCGTGAGTGGTGGGAGATTGCTTCCTTGGAATTTTCGCGTGAATGGTAGCTCTGTGTCCGTTACTCATGGTGGAAGGCTACAGATGGACAGTGCTGAGTCATTACACCAGTCAGCAGTAGCTGGCTTGGGTATCGCGACTCTTCCTTCCTACGTGGTGAACGACGATTTGAGGAGCGGCAAACTTGTTCAATTGCTCGCTGGCTATGCAGAGGCCGCAGAGCCTATTCGGGTGATCTACCCTAGCAAGCGGCACCTATCTCCAAAAATTCGACTCTTCATCGATAAGCTCGTGGAGGCTTGGTCACCATGCCCACCATGGGAGCAGCATTCTGCGGAAGGCATTCACTCTGCCTGA
- a CDS encoding MFS transporter — translation MTTLSLEAVSTVRSNAYRKTAWRLMPFLMLCYLCAYLDRVNVGFAKLQMMNDLALSETVYGLGAGMFFIGYFLCEVPSNIILHKVGARVWIARIMITWGIVSAMFAFVETAWQFYALRFLLGIAEAGLAPGLLLYLTYWFPSYRRARMTVLWFIAIPLSGMVGGPLSGWIMNHFAGVHGWAGWQWMFVIEAVPTVVVGLLVLSYLKDGVHQATWLNDEEKALITRELAEDDQQKVTHASVGEFVRDRRLWLLAAIYFCVVMGQYAITFWLPTLVRNSGVSDPLHIGFLTSLPYLCAIAAMLLVGRSGDKHRERRWHLIVPMIAGAIGLSLAALMGGNPTLSILSLCLAASGILSATSLFWMLPTTLLGGVSAAAGIAAVNSFANLAGFCSPYLIGWITTITGSSAIGMYLITGVLFAGAALVLRIPAALVNR, via the coding sequence ATGACAACCCTGTCGCTCGAAGCGGTTTCGACCGTGCGTTCCAATGCTTACCGTAAAACTGCCTGGCGCCTGATGCCATTTCTAATGCTGTGCTACCTGTGCGCCTATCTTGATCGCGTCAACGTCGGGTTTGCCAAACTGCAGATGATGAACGATCTGGCGCTCAGCGAAACTGTCTATGGACTTGGCGCTGGCATGTTCTTCATTGGCTACTTCCTCTGCGAAGTCCCCAGCAACATCATTCTCCACAAGGTCGGTGCGCGTGTCTGGATCGCACGCATCATGATCACCTGGGGCATCGTCTCGGCGATGTTTGCCTTCGTCGAAACCGCATGGCAGTTCTATGCCCTTCGCTTTCTTCTAGGCATTGCTGAAGCCGGTCTCGCGCCTGGCCTGTTGCTCTACCTGACCTACTGGTTTCCATCCTATCGTCGCGCACGCATGACCGTGTTGTGGTTCATCGCCATTCCGTTGTCGGGGATGGTGGGTGGCCCCCTTTCCGGCTGGATCATGAATCACTTCGCCGGCGTTCATGGCTGGGCGGGCTGGCAATGGATGTTCGTTATTGAAGCCGTTCCGACCGTTGTTGTTGGTCTTTTGGTTCTGAGTTACCTGAAGGACGGGGTGCATCAGGCCACCTGGCTCAACGACGAAGAAAAAGCCCTGATCACTCGGGAGCTGGCGGAAGACGACCAACAGAAAGTCACCCATGCCTCCGTCGGCGAATTCGTTCGCGACCGTCGTTTGTGGTTACTGGCTGCGATCTACTTCTGCGTGGTGATGGGACAGTACGCAATCACTTTCTGGCTGCCCACCCTAGTGCGTAATTCAGGCGTTTCCGACCCTCTGCATATCGGCTTTCTTACCAGCCTGCCCTACCTCTGCGCCATCGCCGCCATGCTGTTGGTTGGGCGCAGTGGTGACAAGCATCGTGAGCGCCGCTGGCATCTCATCGTGCCGATGATTGCCGGCGCTATCGGCTTGAGCCTAGCGGCGCTAATGGGGGGAAATCCAACCCTGTCCATCCTCAGTCTTTGCCTGGCCGCATCCGGCATTTTGTCTGCGACCTCATTGTTCTGGATGTTGCCGACCACGCTGCTAGGTGGCGTTTCTGCCGCCGCCGGCATCGCGGCGGTGAACAGCTTCGCCAACCTCGCAGGGTTCTGCTCGCCCTATCTGATCGGCTGGATCACCACAATCACGGGCTCCAGCGCCATCGGCATGTACCTGATCACCGGCGTGCTGTTCGCCGGCGCCGCTCTGGTGCTACGCATCCCCGCAGCCTTGGTCAATCGTTGA
- a CDS encoding LysR substrate-binding domain-containing protein, with protein sequence MRTDADTPIILPPLRAIQAFEQTARFGNVARAAEVLDLTPSAVSHQLAKLEGMIGRQLFVRAARGVSLTPVGEQYLKEVSGILHSLAVATERAASDVSLDCLRLHSSPSFGLLWLMPRLEAFRASNPDIQLNLSCSYESLHFSRDKIDVDIRHGMPNWPSYEVRTVQNEKFAVLTSPKLLAQRPIQVASDLLDCDLVLSEATLLKWPQWFAQHGLARPERPYALSFDRSYMSLEAASHGLGFALESTLLAQKYLASGALVEVAPESLSAPVAAHHLVFPKAHSSFARVRRFLEWMESELGHEFAY encoded by the coding sequence ATGCGCACTGATGCCGACACGCCAATCATCCTTCCACCGCTGAGAGCAATTCAGGCCTTCGAGCAGACGGCTCGCTTCGGAAACGTTGCTAGGGCAGCGGAAGTATTAGATTTAACGCCATCAGCTGTTAGTCATCAGTTGGCCAAGCTTGAGGGGATGATTGGCCGGCAATTATTCGTGCGAGCGGCACGTGGTGTCTCCCTGACTCCGGTGGGGGAGCAGTACCTGAAAGAAGTCTCCGGGATCCTCCACAGCCTTGCAGTGGCAACCGAGCGTGCTGCCAGCGATGTCAGTCTCGACTGTCTTCGGCTGCATTCGTCGCCTAGCTTCGGCCTGCTCTGGCTGATGCCGCGATTGGAGGCGTTTCGCGCGAGTAATCCCGATATTCAGCTCAACCTGTCATGCTCATACGAGTCTTTGCACTTCAGCCGCGACAAGATTGATGTGGATATCCGTCATGGCATGCCCAACTGGCCAAGCTATGAGGTTCGTACAGTACAAAATGAAAAATTCGCCGTCCTGACCTCACCGAAATTGCTTGCGCAACGACCCATCCAGGTTGCTTCGGATTTACTGGATTGTGATTTGGTGTTGTCTGAAGCCACGCTACTCAAGTGGCCCCAATGGTTTGCCCAACATGGTTTAGCTCGACCGGAAAGACCTTACGCGTTGAGCTTTGATCGATCTTACATGTCACTGGAAGCCGCCAGCCACGGGCTTGGATTCGCACTTGAAAGTACGCTGCTCGCACAGAAGTACCTGGCCTCGGGCGCGTTGGTCGAGGTCGCGCCCGAATCACTCAGCGCGCCGGTAGCCGCTCATCATCTTGTGTTCCCAAAAGCGCACTCCAGCTTTGCGCGCGTCAGACGATTTTTAGAGTGGATGGAAAGTGAACTGGGGCATGAATTCGCGTATTGA